The genome window gttcTAAAGGAAGATTAGCTCTACTAAAAATTAGTGAAAAAGTAACCTACTGCTGAATCTATACTTAGCAAGGTAACTtcgagaatttttcacttgaccagtcTGGCACTAGGAGACCCAGGGTTAGGAGAGAATTGTGATCTACAAGAATGTGAAAAAGTATGGAAGTTCACTTTGTACAGGGCACTTTCCTCCATAGTGATTTATCCATCAAATTATTAGCATGTTCATCAAAAGATGTCAAAGTAACAAGTAAACAACGGATAAACTCAAAACCTTAAAAGAAAGTAGAATAGACACAGAAATGGCATATCTGTACAGATCAGAATATGGTCAGTGATCAAATTTTCTCCATCTTATCACAGaagtacattttaaaagattGATCTTGTACTGATCCACCATAGTTATTTTGGCTTTAAAGCAGAAGTGACACCTAATATTTAAAATAGCAATTTTCAGTATTTTTGTCAGTGGAAGGtaactttttaaatctctttttagTTACATAAAACAAATAAAGAGACATCTCCATTGTGATTTCTTCCTTCAATAATATTGAAGACCCTGGTTAAATTGAAAGAATAACCAGACAGCTTCTCCATTATTTTTGTACTTCAATTTCAATGGGTCCTTGCAGATCCTCTTGAATGTGGAAAGCTATGGTTTATGGAAATatgaaagattttaaaatactgaaaaattaTTTAGATAAGTTAAAAATCACACCACTGATGACTATCCTGCAAAAGTCTCCCTATTTCAATATACCAACATTAGCTTAGCTACCAATATAACATCAACTAGTATTGTAAAATATAATTGTACTTTTCTCTGCTTATCATACTTATTGTGCTGGAATATATGTAATATTATTATCCCACCAGGATAATACAATTGAGAGAGTAACTTGAAAATTTTAGGTTAGTAGAAAAGCACATAAACTGCACATTTAGGAAGTAACACAAAGTACTTTTTTAAACTCCTGAGCAAGTTTAGATCTCGCAGTAGAAACAGCAACTTACTCATTTCTTTAACTCCAGATGTTATACAAATAATCAATGGGTGGAAAGACAAAGTCTGCCCAGTTCCCTCCTCACACCCCTAGATAGGCAAGAACAGTTATCCTTTCTGATCTCAGGccattttcctcctctttttctcCCAGGTGTAACTACCAACCAGTTGCCCCCAGACCTCCAAGCCCTTCTCTTAGTTTCACTGTGATGAGAACATCTCATCCCAGCAATAACACTGCACTTGCCACGCTCTCCTAGGGATCTCACATAGGCCAGCTCTCTTTGCAGTACCGACTACAGAAACAAAGATTCTCCATGGACTCCTAATCCTAGACCCCCAAGGCAGAAATGCAGGGACTCAAACTACATTCAGAACTCTGCCTCAGACAGCTCCTGAAGGGCACATGGCATTTTTCACAAAAGAAAGTGctagagtccctgccccaaagagcttacagtctaagaggAGCTTAGTGGGAGAACAAGCCAGCCCCACAAAGGGACAGAGGACCCTTTCCTCTCCAACTCTAATAGGAGCCATTAGAAATGCATTAGTGTCCCCACGTGAATCGCTCTGGCTGCACTAGTCCTATTGTGGCTGAGCCTGTAACTCCCTTGAAGGGGCTTCTAAGAAAGGCCTGAGAGGATGCCACCAGACTCTTACTGCTCTTGGTTCCCTTCTGGCTCTAGCCCAGGCTCCCAGGAAAGGGAGCAGAGTTGTTCCCATGGTGTTACACGCCCACAGAGGTGCCCCCTCCAGGATGCAGCCGGGAgccatctccctcctcctcctcctccccccgacgCTGCCAGGCaggtccccaccccctccccgctgcaGCGTTTAACCCTTCACTTACCATGAGGGATCCTCTATCCACTCCGCCCGGCCTCATCGAGGGGTTCAGGAGGCCCCCCCCGCCACACCTGCCAAGAAGCCTCCCTCTAAGTTGCTGCCGCGACGAGGGGCCAAAGGGCATTAGAGGCTCGGGCTCACCGCGGGGCGGGAGCAGCGGGGCCAGGAGGCTGACAGGCTTCCCACCCGGCCAATCCGGGCGGCCTCCCAACCGGGAACTCTTCGGCGATTGGTCCGCAGCGGAGGCAACGGGGCGGACGGCGTCCCCCGGCGTCAGCTGCATGAGGGGAGGGGGCTTCGGCAAGGAGAAGGGGAGCGGCTGAGGGGAGGCCGCAGCCGCCGCCGAGTCCCCGCCCGACATCGcgacccccggcccagcccggcacaCGGATGGACGCGCGGAGTCTCCCCCGGAAGCCGTACACGAAACCGTTAGCGGCGTCCGGCAGGCAGGAACGAGGGGACCCTGGCCGGGATCGGGCGCCTAAAGAGGCCCAGCGCCGCGGGGAGCGGGAGAGAAAGGGGTCGCGCCGGAATCGGGCGCGCAAGGGGGGTCGCGCCAGATAAGGGAACGCGCACGGCtagaggaagggggaagaaagggCGGTCGAGCGCGCTGGGGGCCGTCGCTCACCGGGGGAGAGGACGCGCGAGGGTTGCTCGCGCTGGCCTCCGGAGCTCGCGAGGGGGAAGAAACTGCGGCGGGGGGGACGAGTGGAGGGAACGCTGGGAAAGGGGTCACGTGGGCGATGCAGGCGGGGCTAAGGAAGCTAGACGGAACTACTGACACCTAAGGAGGGGGGCAAGAAGCGCGCTTTCTTTAGTCTCCtatcaataaaaagcaacagagggtcctgtggcacctttgagactaacagaagtactgggagcataagctttcgtgggtaagaacctcacttcttcagatgcaagggaatCACCTATCAATGATACTCGTGCGCGGTCCTCAACCACCCCTCGGGGGAGAGTTGGTAGGTGCCTCGTTACAGACGTTATCTTGGCTTCCCCTTCGTTGACCTGAGTTGGTACGTGCCGCGTTCAGTCTTTTCTAGTCTGTTCCGGGTCAGCAATTCTTGCTAGAATCTCCTAGCCACCCCTCCGGGCAGTCTGGTTGGTAGGTGCCTGGTGACGCAAGAGGAGTAGGCGTCAATTTGGGCAACCCCGCCTCGGCCTGAGCCTGACCCTGTGGCCCGTGTTTCGCGCCTCCCGGCCGGGCGGCTTCCAGGCTCCGCCATGTCCCTGGCTGTGGGCGACAGCGGGCGGATGGGCAGGTTCAGCAGGCGGGGGGCGACCCCCGGGAcgccctggctggggggcggaGTGGTGGCTCGGAGTCTGCAGGCcgagctgctgcaggaggaggaggcagtgagCGGTGTCTCTGTGTCCCAGGGCGGGGCCCCGTTGCCGCCGCTGTCCCACAAGCGGAATGGCGTGTCGATGGCTCCGCCGGGGGGGAAACGTTGGCCGGCCCGGGCCTGCTCGATGCTGTGCTGCCTCCTGGCCGTCTCCGCCCTCGCCTTCCTCCTGGCCATCGCTTGCCTCGTGCTCAAAGGTGAGGGGACCGCTTTTGCCCGCGACCCGAGGTCCCTGCCCTTGCAGGACTCGTGAGTTGGGGGGATCGGTCCCGCTTGCAGCCGGGGTGTCTTCCCCGGCCACGGCGGGGGTCGTTTCGGTGAGGTGGGGATTAAAACCGGGTCCCGCCAGTCCGAGCCCAGCGCTGCGGGTGCCGTGGTGTAGGGCGCGGGCCTGGCAGAGAGGCAGGAGTGTAGTTTTGGGATACTAGTAACTGTCCCTTCTTAAGGACAGACTACTCAGAGAACCGGCGGGTAGCTGCGGCACAGTGAGCACCTGCTGGTGTTTTCTGAAACTGCTGTTTCATAACTGATTCCTTCCTCTGTAGATTTGCGCTCCGAGAAAGAGAAGAATGAAGATGGTATAGAAACTGGCTTGCTAGGTATGCATTCGTATGATTCTTTCAGTGCTTCTGCAGTTCAAAGGAGGCTAAAAAACACCTTGTCTTAAATAACAGCCATATTGAGTAAACACTCGGGTTCTTTGGACAACAAGGGGGAGCTTGTGACTCAGTTCATTTATTGGTAGGGCATGTCTACTATTTCTGACACTGCCCCAGAAGCAGGTGGTGGAGAGTGCCTTGTATAGCCAGAACCTAATCCATGTAGAGCTCACAAGGAACTTTTATGTTAAGTACATACTTCTCTCCACTTATTTGTAAAAATTGGAATATGGAAGAAATTATTTTACATTCATTATCTCATaggtggaggagggggttggattttttttgttttgtttgtttttaattccccCAGGCTGAAATCTAACCATGAAAAAGCTGcctgttttattttgttctctGCAAACACACAACTGGCTCTTTCACATTTGGTAGATACTTTCCTCAGAGGAAGTTGAGAATTTACTGTCATAACTAGCCGAAAACGACATACAGTGCATGCATGTATCTTGTCCTTTATTCTTAAGacaataactagggccctaccaaattcagggtccattttggtcaatttcatggccataggatttcaaaaattttaaatttcatgatttcagccagttaaacctgaaatttcactgtgttttaattgttggggtcctgacccaaaaaacagttgaggggagggggggttgcaaggttattggggGTGGgtgttgtggtactgctacccttacttctgcgctgttgcctgcagagctgggccctcagttagctgccaccactctccggccacccggccctgaaggcagcacagaagtaagggtggcaatgtcctaaaataactttgtgaccccccccccaacttccgtTAGGGTCagggatccccaatttgagaaacgctggtctcccccatgaaatctgtgtagtataaagtaaaagcacacaaaagaccagtttTCATggtccgtgaatttggtagggccctaaacataacataagaatggccatacagtaGAACTTAAGAGTTACGGatacctcgggaatggaggttattcgtaactctgaaatgtgccgtaactctgaacaagatGTTACGGGCttcagcccggggggggggggggggtgggagttgCAGCCGCAAGGTGCAGGGgtggtcagggctctgggcagcaTTTGGGGCTTCTGAGCCCTGGTgctcctgtgggggcagggctttaGACCTGGGAGgagtgctggggcttggggcttcagccccacggctCCATTTCCCAGCTTTAGACCCGCGGGGGGCGCCTGGAGTTGGGGCTCCCCATGGCTCTGCTCTGGATTTCAGCCGGTGGAGggtgccggggctcagggctttaaCTAGAGGGGGAGCGCTGGGGTTGAAACCAGAGCTCCTCTTGTAGCTAGAATCTCGGCGCTCTCCCTGGGTCTAAAGCCTGGAGCTAGTCTAAAAACATAGAGCAATTTTAGATTGAGTTTAAATCACTTAACTTTCACTTTTGCAAAGGTTTctgctcagttttttttttttttttattggtacaCAGAACTATAGATAACAATTAAATGGTATATGGAGAGGTGGtgtaaccatgttggtcccaggatattagagagacaagtgggtgaggtaatatcttttattgggccaacttctttttggtgtgtgagagacacgcttttgagctgACACagaaaaggtagatcatgccaaaccatcctgatctccttctttgagaaggtaacagatttttttagacaaaggaaacacagtggatctaatttacctcgatttcagaaaggcatttgatacggttccacctggagaattattagttaaattggaaaagatggggatcaatatggaaattgaaaggtggataaggaactggttaaaggggagactacaactggtaatactgaaaggtgaactgtcaggctggagggaggttactagtggagttcctcagggatcagttttgggaccaatcttatttaatctttttattactgaccagGGCACAAAAAGTGgtagtgtgctaataaagtttgcggattaCGCAAAGCTggaaggtattgccaatacagagaaggaccgggatatcatacaggaagatctggatgaccttgtaaactggagtaactgaaatttaatagtgaaaagtgcaaggttgTGCagttagggattaataacaagaatttttgttataagatgtggactcatcagttggaagtaacagaggaggagaaagacctcggagtattggttgatcacaggatgactatgagctgccaatgcgatatggccatgaaaaatgctaatgtggtcttgggatgcatcaggcgaggtatttccagtagagataaggaggtgttagtactgttatacaaggcactggtgagacctcatctggaatactttgtacatttctggtctcccatgtttaagaaggatgaattcaaactggaacaggtacagagatggactactaggatgatctgaggaatggaaaacttgtcttatgaaaggaggttcaaatatatcagaggaataaatactagggagggagaggaattctttaagctcagtaccaatgtggacacaagaacaaatggatatgaactggccatcaggaagtttagacttgaaattagatgaaggtttctaaccatcagaggagtgaagttctggaacagccttcaaaggggagcagtgggggcaaaagacatatctgacttcaagactaagcttgataagtttgtggaggggatggtatgatgggatagcctaattttggcaattaattgaacTTTGACTATTAgtagtaaatatgcccaatggccggtgatgggatgttagatggggtgggatctgagttactacagagaattctttcctgggtgtctgtctggtgagtcttgcccacatgctcagggtttagctgatcgccatatttggggaatttttctccagggcagattggcagaggccctggggggggttCGCTGCCTTCTGCTgcatgggtcatttgctggaggattctctgcaccttgaagtctttaaaaggTGATTTGAGAATTTCAGCAGCTCAGACATAagttaggggtttgttgcgggagtgggtgggtgaaattctgtggcctgcattgtgcaggaggtcagactagataggtgatcataatggtcccttctaaccttaaagtctatgactcttcTTCaggtgaagagctctgtgtaagctcaaaagcttgtctctcacacagcaacaaaagttggtccattaaaagatattacctcacccaccttgtctctctaaacgGTATATGATTAAGATAAAAAGAACTAGAAATGTACCATTTTGTTTCAGGGGTGTAGAACATTTGTGCTATATTGCAACGTTGTGTTCTGTAGAAAACCTTCTGAAATTTAGTGTTAAACTTATAGCAACTTTTCTTTATTCCCTGTGAAGGATTTTGGGGTCTGTTTGTTCTAGCCTTGATGACAGGGCTCTCATGCTGCAGCTTTTCTTGGACGGTGACTTATTTTGATTCCTTTGAACCAGGAATGTTTCCTCCGACTCCACTTTCACCTGCACGATTCAAGTAAGtacttattaaaaaataaatgtaattccaAGGATTGGATTGGCAGCCTAACTAGTCACAAGACACAATAGATACAATATGAGCAGTGGCTGTGCAAGTTTCATGTTGCtctgttaggctaggtctacactacggggggggggggatgtctcgacctaagatacgcaacttcagctacgtgaatagtgtagctgaagttgcgtattttaggtcgacttacctggctgtgaggacggcggcgagtcgactgccTCCGCGCCAccatcgactctgcttccgcctcttgccgcggtggatttccggagtcgacggcagagccatcagggattgattttatcgcgtcttcactagacgcgataagtcgatccccaatagatcaattgCTAACCGCCGATCCGGCgagtagtgaagacgtgcccttagtgtGCCTTAACTGATCTGGAGGACACAGGAACTGGCAGTTAAATCGGTGCAAGCGcttctggtgaggacatgcaccactgacagaaggaaTGCAGTGTGGACATGTTAAATTGATTCATGTCAGCATAATTTAGGTTggcttaattttgtagtgtagacttggccttgGTGAATACTAGATGATATATTAAGCATTCCAGTCCTTAGGGTACCAAcaatagagatttaaaaaaataaatatacatccTGTTTAATTAAAATTGGACAGGCTGGTCTTGCCTGTCAAAGGGAGGGTACTGTTTGCTCCAGTTGTAGCTGTTTTGACTACTTATATGGGCAGTAGTCTGCTGAaatctattttgtttttaatacaccTCTTTACATCAAGTGAAGCAGTCTCCATCAATATGATAAAGCAAGTTGATGTAGTACTCTGGTAGAGGAGAATTAAGGATTCCTGTAATGAAGCGGGGTTATTAAACAGACtgcaccaaactaaccacacaTTATTAGACAATTTTAGTATTTTAAGAGACTCTTGCATatccagatttttattttttttatatatatatatatatatatatatatatatatatatatatatatatatatatatatatatacacacacacacacacacacacacacacacacaaataaatatggctctttttatttattttttgttcttaCACTTGAGACAAAATTTGAGGTATTACTGTAGCATCCAGCTAGTCCTCAAACGTAACCTGAAATGTGAGAGATGACTTTATGACTAGAATATGAGTTTCATGTGATTAAGCTTGTATTTTTAAGTCAAAAATAAACTTGAAAGAAGTTGGGTTATACTTTCATAACTTTATAAGCATTTGGAAATAAACTTGGTTACTACAAATAAAGGTTTCTAAAACTGGAATGATGTGACCTTTCACATATGTACTTTAAGATAGTTGAATCTCAACTTTGAGCTCTTCTGTGAAAATATATCAAAGTTAATAGACTTTCTGATTCTGGCTTCTCTTGTGGTGAACTTAGTTTAAAAAGACGTTTTACAGTTGCTTCAGTTACTGCCTAGTCCAGTTTCTTTATCTagtatttctatttttttgttaGTAGCAATTTAAGCAGCAATAAAATAAGCAATTCTGATCTAGAACTAGTGTTAAGATTAGAATGATTCTGGACCTTTCCAAAACAGTTTGACTGACTGTTTAATAATATGTCTAGTAGACTGAGGTTTTAAAACTAGCCTGTAAACTGATACCCagccttgcctcagtttcctggttTGAGGCAGGAGTACTCCcttggtttttgttgttgatgtttttgttgttgtctgaCTCCCATTCATGATATTGGTGCATAAATCCTGTCTAAACCAAGAAGCTGAGGCCACCGTTGCAAATCAAGAAGAGCTTCAAAATTCCTTTAAATTGTTTAATTCGAAAGTTTGCTTGAGAGAAACTCTAATATGCAGAAAAAGAATATCCAACAACCAAGTAAACTGATTTATATTCTTTTAAATATGGAAATAAAGTATTTCAAGTGataatatttaatgtttaaattttgactttctttaaatgGACATAATGAACTTAAATTCACACTTATTTGTGAAAACTTTTATCTATGGTTACAACTGAAATCTGAGTTTTATCCAAATGAAATTATAGAAAATAATTTTTCTCTGGTTTTTATTAGTTGGGTGTTTTATGCAGCAATATGTaagattcattttaaaataggaaaatatgactaaaaccacaaaaattagcAGAGGAGCTTTGTGGCAAGTGTAGTACCTGTAACCAATTCTAACTTCTCTTTTGAAATTGCCAAGTATTCGAATTGGTGTGtttcagtttttttttgtttttttttaatttttttacgtGAATTGACTTTACAACAATTTTCAGTGAAATAAGTTGTCAGATAAAAATTCCTTCACTGTTTAATCTTTTGCCAataatgggggaaaaaatgttaacACATTTTCATAAGAATACAAAGATACTTGTTTAACTGCTACTCTAAACACACAAAATACTAAGCATGAGTGATATCATTAAGGAATGCTAGGCAAATCGTTTGATCATTTTTACTGTTAAAATATCTGACTAAGACTGCCTTATTAATATAGCATGTCTTTTATGCTTTATAAAATGAACAGCCCCTATAATAGAATATTTGGACAATATTTTGTATATT of Chrysemys picta bellii isolate R12L10 chromosome 11, ASM1138683v2, whole genome shotgun sequence contains these proteins:
- the ARL6IP6 gene encoding ADP-ribosylation factor-like protein 6-interacting protein 6 yields the protein MSLAVGDSGRMGRFSRRGATPGTPWLGGGVVARSLQAELLQEEEAVSGVSVSQGGAPLPPLSHKRNGVSMAPPGGKRWPARACSMLCCLLAVSALAFLLAIACLVLKDLRSEKEKNEDGIETGLLGFWGLFVLALMTGLSCCSFSWTVTYFDSFEPGMFPPTPLSPARFKRLTGHSFHMGYSMAILNGIVAALTIVWCLI